The Chiloscyllium plagiosum isolate BGI_BamShark_2017 chromosome 6, ASM401019v2, whole genome shotgun sequence sequence CAGCAAAGTAGTAATCTTACCCAGCAAGCTGTAACACAACCTCTTCACTTGTTCAGACGTTCCACCTATTAAGGCCATCACGAGGTCAATGATGATGTCAATCACTGTTGGAGGGTCCTGAGCTGAAGAGATTTTTTATAAAAAAGAAGCTAATTGAACATCATGCTGTTTATAAATCTACATAGTTACTGCATTCACTGTGTTACATACAAGTCAGAACGGAATGCATCCAATTCACGTCAACAAATACAAACGTAGCAGGTGGCGACACAAAAGAATCCAAGGTATCCAAGGGATATgaatatgccattcagcccatgagttCTGTTTTCCTCTCAAATCATGCCATGGCTGCTATGCATTTCAATCCCACATATGAACCTTTGCTCTACATCcatgagtcgtgagttcatggaatgcactgccagtagcagtggtggactctccctctttatgggcatttaagcgggcattggataggcatacagAGGACAgtggctagtgtaggttaggtgggcttggatcggcgcaacatcgagggccaaagggcctgtactgcgctgtattcttctatgttctatgttctatccttgcctagtaagttctgaggaagggtcattcaactggaaacatgaattctgatttctctccactgatgctgccagacctgctgaagttttccagcaatttccatttttgtttctgatttccagcacccacagttctttcggtttttattaagCGCTTACTCATCTCAGTCTTGGGGCAGTGGGGAGATCCACATTTCCCTGTCTGGAAAGGTTTTCCTGTTTTTCAAGTGGACAAATGTTAAGGTTGTTACTATTTCCCTTTGAGAAGAATTCATCTCCTTGGATAACCACTTTTAAAACCCATTATCATTGCAATTACTGCACCTCCCCAAGCAGCAAAACCCAAGGGAATAAAACGCTGCAAGATTCTCATAGGTCTGTTAGCACCTGAAGAGAGAAAATTGGATTGATTCTCTCTGAATCTGAAACTGAAGTTAGGGAATAGGGAAGCTACTTCAACAgaatctagaatccctacagtgtggaaacaggcccttcggtccaacaagtccacatcgatcctctgTCGAGtgtcccacccaaatccattccccattactccacttttacccctgactaatgcacctaacctacacatcccttaacactatgggcaatttagcatggccaactcacctaacctgcacatctttggattgtgggaggaaaccggagccaacccacgtagacactgggagaatgtgcaaactccacacagtcacctgaggctgcaatctaacccaggtgcctggcactgtgaggcagcagtgctaagcactgagacaccgtgccatcaATAGACTGAAAAATGAGTGACAGAAGAAAGGGACAAACAATCAAGACTTCAGAAGCCAACTACAGTGATAAAGGAGCAGATATTGCTGGGGGGAATAATAAAGActtgagctcttccagcacctctcaCAATCACAGAATCATCCAACTTGCTTTGCAGCTAATGATGGACTCTGGAAGTGTTACAATTGTTTGAGGAAAAGTGAAATGGTTCCTCTCTTTCCTCACTCCTTGTTTAATTGTTATAGAGGATGCGTAGTCACTAATCCAGTATCAGACTACATATGGACAATAAACACTTGAGTTAAGTAAGCAAAACATTAGTTTTACTACATTAAAATCTGCCAGGTAAAAAGTATTAAAGCTGTAAAAGTAAGTCCCATATTCTGCaggacaaacacaaacacacccacacacaaactGTGCATTGCAAGAATACAAGGGACAGAGAAAGGGAAGTCTACTTTGACCTACAGTTTTCTCTCCAGCTCCTCTTTGATGAAGTGCATGGGATCTTTACAACAACCAGTGAGGGCAGTCAGGGCCTCAGTTCAATGTCTCATCCAAACAAGGGCTACTCTGACAGGACAGCACTCCCTCACTCCTACAGTAGACTTTTGTCTCTGGTTTTGAACCCAGAACCTGACAAAACTTCGAGCAGTGGAGCTATGGTAGACATTcttcagacaaagttaaaaatcatgcaacaccaggttatagtccaacaggtttaattggaagcacactagctttcggagcgacgctccttcatcaggtggttgtgcctggtgttgtgtgatttttaactttgtacagcccagtccaacatcggcatctccaaatcatgactcttcAGACAGATAAGGAGTTacaaactaggtaaaaacaatgactgcagatgctggaaaccagattctggattagtggtgctggaagagcacagcagttcaggcagcatactgttccttggatgctgcctgaactgctgtgctcttccagcaccactaatctggaAAGGAATTACAAACATAGAGGAGAAGGGGATGAATGATGGTTAGCACAATTTAAACAGCAAATAAAAGCAACTATTTCTTCCAGGTGAGCCTTCTCAAAGTGATATGGCCATGAAccaaacattaattcatttaccATTTTCAGGTACTTGGTTAGTGGATTTGggcaggaagtgaggactgcagatgctggagatcagagttgaagagtgtggcgctggaaaagcacagtcgatcaggcagcatccgaggtgtaggagaattcctgatgaacagcttatgcctgaaacgttgactctcctgctcctcggatgctgcctgacctgctgtgcttttccagcaccacagtcttcgaTAGTGGATGTGAGCagcgctgactgggccagcagttattgcccaacCACTCTGCCCCCCCCatcttgtccttgagaaggtgagattgagctgccttcctgaactgctgcagtccatgtgctgtagggagacccatgatgctgtcagggagggaattctaggattttgccCCAGCGGcggtgaaggaacgatgatatatttccaagttgggataaTGAGTGGCTTTGAGCGGAACTTGCTGGTGGTTCCCTTGACGTTCGAAATGGTAGAGGTCTTGGATTTGGATGCTGCTGCCTTACTAGGCTTGGTGAGTTCAGTCTGCCACGATCGCTGATCTATCAAACCATATATCAGTGACATATTGTTTTCTCAAATTTCAGAATTATTACGTTGTCACTTTTCTGTCCACCTTTGGGTTCACTGTCAGCAACAGCATCTAATTCTGTTGGTTTTCATTGAGAACGTGATTCACAAAAAGCAGATCGAATGAATTAACCAAGAGTAACTTCATAAGGAACCACCAAGCCTGAGTACAGAGCTAATGTCTGTGATATCGCTAAAGCTCAATAAGGATGCCATTTAAATcagaaaaatctctgccattATTCACTATCATTTGCTTCAGTAGCCTATGCTGATTGACATCTTCATGTGAATACATAAAtatgactgaaaaaaaaaaagGGTTACCTTTAGCTTTGGTCTTCTCGGGTTTATAATCACCGTTTACAACATCTTGAAGATCTGAATCATCAAAACTGCTACCAGCTGTTATATTAAAAGAAAAGGGATTAAATACAGCTGTAAAAATGTTGGGCTTTCATTCCCAAACATGTCTTGGCCACTGTGTGTGATTCTATATAGTTcagttatttagattagatttcctacagtatggaaacgggccgtttggcccaacaaatccatctTCAGGATggatccacccagacccattccccactctatatttacctctgattaatgcatctaacactataggcaatttagcatggctaatgcccgaaacgtcgattctcctgttccctagatgctgcctgacctgctgcgcttttccagcaacacatttccatctctgatctccagcatctgcagacctcactttctccccaacaaatccataccaactctcagaagagtaatccacccagacccattcctcactctatatttccccctgattaatgcatctaacactataggcaatttagcatgcccaattcacctaacctgcatattgtgggaggaaactggagcaaccaaaggaaacccacacagatacagggagagaatgtgcaaactccacacagacagtcacccaaggctggaatcaaacccaggtccctggtgctgtcaggcagtagtgctaaccactgagccaccatgccaccctgtttcTTGTCAATGCGGATGCTCAGGATGACAATAGGGAGTGGCTATGGTGAGCGCATGTGGGAATGAGGAGTCATGGAGGTGACATTGGAAATGAGCGACGGGGGCTGAGTTGAGCAGTAAGGGGAGAGTGCCTAACAACCTGTTGTACAATGGAGCTGAAATTTTAGACAATTAAGACGGACCATCTAAGCCACCTCAGGACTGCTTACCAAGATGGCGGGCATGATACATACATACCCCTGCCAGCCCCCCAGAACATAAAGTTCTGCATGTGGAGATTTCCCAACTGGAGCTTCCTATCTCAGTGGCAGAAATCTGACCCAtagtaacctcacatttatcatgtGGTATGGCCTggactctaactttttcttattttaaaggcagatgggaAGTGCCATGTTCCACATacgatgcagctggtcaaactagttgatgttaagcaaaacacatttaatttaaacactatagttaaaatagaaacaaaaagagGTATTTACAATtagttggaaaacttaactgaataacaGATACAGTAATTATTACTAATATGGTAATATCCCATAAACCCCTTGGCAAAAtgacaaattcagacacagattctcacattcAGCTCTCCAAACCAGGAGGGAAAAAAACATGAGGAGgttcagagagaggagcagccaggagacattcactgaaagcTCCCAACTCTTTTTGGACCCCCCACAGCTTCTGCTTAAAACTAAATCtataaactaaaaaaaactgagtaagcctggtctgtgagagctggccccAACCAGACTGCTTTAATTGTTTACTTTCTCAGAgacacctctgccttacaacctctcctCAAACAAAAGGTCAAAATaaactcttaaagtgacagcattgtcacacttattttaattttttttgtgcaaAAGATGTCTTCTGTTTTCATATGTCAACAAATCCTTCGAAAAAGACTGTCCGCCAATACGCACCTGCTGGCTTAATAGGGTCATCACTGAGAGCGTCGCTCAGATCAAACTCATCATTACCTGGAAAATAAGTGATTATGTTTATTCCAATTTCTAAAATTCTCGTCTCAGTACTTAGAGACTTACTTGCTTTCTCTggagctgtaacactatattttgcCTTCCGTTCTTATTACCCTAATGTACATAAGTAAGGTATGATTTagctggatagcacacaaaacgaTACTGGAcaataatcaaatcaaaacaattcATTTTTTGGGGTCTATTATTCTCAGATGTGATGGATTCCATTTAAATGGAATGCAGGCAACTACAACAAAGGTggacaaaacaccaggttatagtccaacaggtttatttggaagcaccagctttcagaacactgcttcttcatcaggtagttatggAGCACAATCGTAaggctctaacctcacaccttcaatgcattatctgagctgagatggcacctattgttaaagctatcttgagaatgtaacttttaaaaaagttctgggatttacatatgaaggaactgaaactaatatcatctttctaaaagatgaaagacttaagctaactttgtttaatattacagtccatgacactgcaatcctgttgctataaattctgtgtcttatgattctgctccacaaccacctgatgaaggagcgacgctccgaaaactacagcttccaattaaacctgttggactataacctactgttgtgtgatttttaactttgtccaccccagtccaacactggcacctccaaacaaTAAAGGCCACATCCAAACTCAGAACCAAGAGTTCAGAAACGACTGGGAATTTGATTGGAAGTATCTAATCGAAATGATAAAAATTGTCActtgctaattttttttattttttgaatTCTCTTTTTGGGGATGTACTCGAGAGGGTCAAGCTTTCAGCATGGAAGGAAGTACCTTACTAGACCACATCACAGGACGGTTAATCGTCAACCACGTTACTGTGGCTCTGGAGCCACCTGCTGGATAAACTAggcaaggacagcaaatttcctccTTTGAAAGACAACAGTGAACCAGGCAGATTTGGTGGTTGCAAATGGACTGTGACAGTTCAAGAAGACCCAGTGACACCAATAAATGAATTTtgtgaag is a genomic window containing:
- the LOC122550922 gene encoding CD99 antigen-like protein 2 isoform X1; the protein is MLLVKNFLFGCLTFALVRTYEGDDGFDLSDALKDDPAKPWDDNDGFDLNDALKEDFTKPKSNDEFDLSDALSDDPIKPAAGSSFDDSDLQDVVNGDYKPEKTKAKAQDPPTVIDIIIDLVMALIGGTSEQVKRLCYSLLEMFTEQYMNVQNQ